In Candidatus Binataceae bacterium, a genomic segment contains:
- a CDS encoding 3-isopropylmalate dehydratase, protein MSDLLVVKGRVWLFGEDNLNTDLMMPQTVFGKSLEEQVRAVFATYRPGWVDEVRVGDILVGGRNFGTGSSRPASLLLKRLGIAAVVAETLNGLFYRNSVNYALPAMECLGIRNLVTEGDVLRLEVATGIVENLTRNERRTGTKMPEFLQAIVRSGGIMERLRAEGYF, encoded by the coding sequence ATGAGCGATCTCCTCGTAGTTAAAGGTCGGGTATGGCTCTTTGGAGAAGACAACCTTAACACCGACCTGATGATGCCCCAGACGGTGTTTGGCAAGTCGCTGGAAGAGCAGGTACGCGCCGTGTTCGCCACCTATCGACCCGGATGGGTCGATGAAGTGCGAGTCGGGGATATCCTCGTGGGTGGACGCAATTTCGGAACCGGGTCGAGTCGTCCGGCTTCGCTGCTTTTGAAGCGGCTTGGAATCGCCGCGGTCGTTGCCGAGACTCTCAACGGACTCTTCTACCGTAACAGCGTCAACTACGCGCTGCCCGCGATGGAGTGTCTGGGCATTCGGAACCTGGTCACCGAAGGCGACGTGCTACGACTGGAGGTAGCAACCGGCATCGTCGAGAACCTCACGCGCAATGAGCGGCGCACCGGAACTAAAATGCCCGAGTTCCTACAAGCGATCGTTCGATCCGGAGGCATCATGGAGCGTTTGCGCGCGGAAGGGTACTTCTAG
- the smc gene encoding chromosome segregation protein SMC, translated as MRLKSLELVGFKSFLEPTTISFASGITAVVGPNGCGKSNVVDAIRWILGEQAPTRLRGKTTEDLVYAGNDQNPAAGMAEVSLVLDAEDGGPLPEPYSALSELAVTRRVYRSGDSEYLINKIPCRLKDITEFFMAAQIHSRGYSLIEQGKIEEIIQAKPHELRSMIEEAAGLSLFKGRREISERKLERVKENLSRVNDVLSEIERQLSYARRQAKKAEQYKIIRAELSELEKLTAARRLLAERETLGTEAVRGEQLAASIENSRQGASAAQKLAESASADAQSLRGELAAAERELENLVAGAAQRERTRVFLTRKLHDLSESEPAIIARLEELESRVTAARAARAEAGARHARASTAEESDHEAALADLTEQLRAAEKDLKETDAKAENLKDDLADIVREAAVVRGRLGDLAGERAELEEKLAAFNTGNGGALKLHVLTSNAHALLGAAERRLERCQDELSALEANERRGAEAEIEARAALEHLAQRIASLRSPLASRNESLSTEPTSEKSQRLTAVLESMNGDRPMTPPAWLHDVLNAPAELAPALHAVLGGELESVVVDSPAFALRAIEILKRDQGGRLSFVPEPDVTATPHPAIEAPGVSGRLLDMISVEPRFRAVAEAMLGHVLVADDLNSAMAASNLNGRGTLFVTRDGDLLNPGRMIAGGSLTQTAPQSGDARARETASHELALAEDEHRAAAERLAKCQSAREVAASALTTARARANECEHEVAQRRGAVAQADQDSALAEAEAANARRRLAEIVESVTGGNARLGELATIEQDARARLGTIRAELAACRARTDRLMTAVAEAAARVDARKSELAALERDLRHAVETVTQIDAQIGEHHENLERSRAERVDFERELNTLAEQHEAARIRETELNASVERLRVECSECESNLETKREHLKTAHEELQRLEGEARGCELARERARTLCEELARSFREKFEADFDSVAAEIIPGLEGREPAQDDARLLELRAKAERIGEVNLAADSEVKELEERAALLGKERADLDAAVQDLTRTITHLNREARKRFAETFEGAAKNFEELFPKLMRGGKGRLELSEATDVLDAGVNIMVQPAGKKVKEIGLLSGGEKALSAMALVFSLFLLNPSPFCVMDEVDAPLDEFSLARFTDLLGELKNRSQFIVITHNQRTMQRADQIHGVTMDRPGISKVISLKIPEAA; from the coding sequence ATGCGCTTAAAAAGCCTTGAATTGGTAGGCTTCAAGTCTTTTCTCGAACCTACGACGATAAGTTTCGCATCCGGGATCACGGCGGTTGTCGGTCCCAACGGCTGCGGCAAATCAAACGTTGTTGACGCCATTCGCTGGATACTTGGAGAACAGGCGCCGACTCGCTTACGCGGCAAGACGACGGAAGATCTGGTCTATGCGGGCAACGATCAGAATCCCGCCGCGGGAATGGCGGAGGTTTCGCTGGTCCTGGACGCCGAAGATGGCGGCCCGCTCCCCGAGCCGTATTCGGCGCTGAGTGAACTCGCGGTGACCCGCCGCGTGTATCGTTCGGGTGATTCTGAATATCTCATCAACAAAATTCCTTGCCGGCTGAAGGACATCACCGAGTTCTTCATGGCCGCGCAGATTCATAGCCGCGGCTATTCTCTGATCGAACAGGGCAAAATCGAGGAGATTATCCAGGCCAAGCCACACGAGCTTCGGTCGATGATCGAGGAGGCGGCTGGGCTTTCCCTGTTCAAAGGCCGCCGGGAAATTTCCGAGCGTAAACTCGAACGGGTCAAAGAAAACCTGTCGCGCGTCAACGACGTGCTCAGCGAGATCGAACGGCAGCTCAGCTACGCGCGCCGCCAGGCGAAGAAGGCGGAACAATACAAGATCATTCGCGCCGAACTGTCGGAATTGGAGAAACTGACCGCGGCGCGCCGCCTGCTCGCGGAGCGCGAGACGCTCGGCACGGAAGCGGTACGCGGCGAACAGTTGGCCGCCTCGATCGAGAATTCGCGGCAGGGTGCATCCGCTGCGCAGAAGCTCGCTGAATCCGCGTCCGCCGATGCCCAATCCCTACGTGGCGAGTTGGCGGCCGCCGAGCGCGAGCTTGAGAACCTGGTTGCGGGCGCGGCACAGCGCGAGCGCACGCGAGTGTTTCTTACCCGCAAGCTGCACGATCTGAGCGAATCAGAACCAGCGATTATCGCGAGACTTGAAGAGCTCGAGAGCCGGGTCACGGCTGCCCGCGCGGCGCGGGCAGAGGCGGGTGCGCGACACGCGCGCGCGAGCACGGCTGAAGAATCCGATCATGAAGCGGCACTCGCCGACCTGACCGAGCAACTGCGCGCCGCCGAGAAAGATCTCAAGGAAACCGACGCCAAGGCCGAGAATCTCAAGGATGACCTGGCAGACATCGTGCGCGAAGCGGCGGTCGTTCGCGGCCGCCTCGGCGACCTGGCGGGAGAACGAGCTGAGCTGGAGGAGAAGCTGGCGGCCTTCAATACGGGCAACGGTGGGGCCCTTAAGCTGCACGTGCTTACCTCCAACGCGCATGCTCTGTTAGGGGCCGCCGAGCGGCGGCTTGAACGCTGCCAGGATGAGCTTTCCGCTCTGGAAGCGAACGAGCGCCGAGGTGCCGAGGCGGAGATCGAGGCGCGAGCGGCTCTCGAGCATCTGGCGCAGCGGATTGCGTCGCTGCGCTCGCCGCTCGCCTCGAGGAACGAGTCCCTGTCCACCGAGCCAACTTCCGAGAAAAGTCAGCGATTGACCGCGGTTCTCGAATCAATGAACGGCGACCGCCCCATGACGCCGCCCGCCTGGCTGCACGATGTCCTTAACGCGCCCGCGGAACTGGCGCCGGCCCTCCACGCGGTGCTGGGTGGAGAATTGGAATCGGTGGTGGTTGATTCGCCGGCGTTCGCGCTGCGTGCGATCGAAATTCTGAAACGCGATCAGGGTGGGCGATTGAGCTTTGTGCCGGAGCCCGACGTGACCGCGACCCCTCACCCCGCGATCGAGGCGCCGGGCGTGTCCGGACGCCTGCTCGATATGATCAGCGTCGAACCCCGGTTCCGCGCCGTTGCCGAGGCGATGCTCGGGCACGTGCTGGTGGCTGACGATCTTAACTCCGCGATGGCCGCTTCGAACCTGAACGGCCGCGGAACCCTTTTCGTCACGCGCGACGGCGACCTGCTCAATCCCGGTAGGATGATCGCCGGCGGCAGCCTCACTCAAACTGCGCCTCAGAGTGGGGACGCGAGGGCGCGCGAGACCGCGAGTCACGAGCTTGCGCTGGCCGAAGATGAGCATCGCGCCGCTGCCGAGCGCTTGGCTAAATGTCAATCGGCGCGAGAAGTAGCCGCCAGCGCCCTGACTACAGCGCGTGCTCGGGCAAATGAGTGCGAACACGAGGTGGCCCAGCGTCGCGGAGCGGTTGCGCAAGCCGATCAGGATTCAGCCTTGGCGGAGGCAGAAGCGGCGAACGCGCGACGCAGGCTCGCTGAAATAGTTGAGAGTGTCACCGGAGGCAACGCGCGCCTTGGCGAGCTTGCGACCATCGAGCAGGACGCGCGCGCCCGACTGGGTACCATACGCGCTGAGCTGGCCGCGTGCCGCGCGCGCACCGATCGATTGATGACGGCGGTAGCCGAAGCCGCCGCGCGCGTGGACGCGCGCAAATCGGAGCTTGCCGCGCTGGAACGTGACCTGCGCCACGCGGTCGAGACGGTGACGCAGATTGATGCGCAAATCGGGGAGCATCACGAGAATCTAGAACGTTCGCGGGCGGAGCGAGTGGACTTCGAGCGCGAACTGAACACACTTGCCGAACAGCACGAGGCGGCGCGAATTCGCGAGACTGAACTGAACGCGAGCGTAGAACGGCTGCGGGTGGAATGCTCCGAATGCGAGTCGAACTTGGAGACCAAACGAGAGCACCTCAAGACCGCACACGAGGAGCTGCAGAGGCTGGAGGGTGAAGCACGCGGGTGCGAGCTTGCGCGCGAGCGCGCTCGAACGCTATGCGAAGAACTCGCGCGTAGCTTCCGCGAAAAGTTCGAAGCTGACTTCGACTCGGTTGCGGCCGAGATCATTCCCGGGCTCGAAGGGCGGGAGCCGGCTCAGGACGACGCACGGTTGCTGGAACTGCGCGCCAAGGCCGAGCGAATCGGCGAAGTGAACCTTGCCGCGGACAGCGAGGTGAAAGAGTTGGAGGAACGCGCCGCCCTGCTGGGTAAGGAGCGTGCGGACCTGGATGCCGCGGTGCAGGATTTGACCAGGACGATTACTCATCTGAACCGCGAGGCGCGCAAACGCTTCGCCGAGACCTTCGAAGGCGCGGCGAAAAACTTCGAAGAACTGTTCCCCAAGCTGATGCGCGGCGGAAAGGGGCGCCTGGAGCTGAGTGAAGCGACCGATGTGCTCGATGCGGGCGTGAACATCATGGTGCAGCCCGCGGGCAAGAAGGTGAAGGAAATCGGCCTGCTGTCGGGTGGCGAGAAAGCGCTCTCCGCCATGGCGCTGGTATTCTCGCTGTTCCTTCTCAACCCGAGTCCGTTCTGCGTAATGGACGAAGTCGATGCGCCGCTAGACGAATTCAGCCTCGCGCGCTTCACCGACTTGCTCGGCGAGTTGAAGAACCGCTCCCAATTCATCGTAATTACTCATAACCAGCGCACGATGCAGCGCGCCGACCAGATTCACGGCGTTACCATGGACCGCCCCGGTATTTCCAAGGTTATCTCCCTGAAGATTCCCGAGGCGGCGTAG
- a CDS encoding HNH endonuclease, with amino-acid sequence MAAPMPGASILNTKVLVLNRSYLPVHVTSVKRAFALLYQGVARAVDEQYRTFDFDSWRDLAVEVHHERVGTVSGFIRVPRVLLLTAYERIPKRHVRFSRFNIFARDNNTCQYCGRRLPRTELNLDHVIPRSRGGTSTWENIVCSCHHCNRRKGGQTPEEASMALIRRPRRPEWTPFSAEMFSLRRYREWMPFVSQVDSAYWNTELIQD; translated from the coding sequence ATGGCGGCGCCAATGCCGGGCGCCTCGATTCTCAACACCAAGGTTCTGGTTCTTAACCGGTCGTACCTGCCAGTTCACGTCACCTCAGTAAAACGCGCGTTTGCGCTGCTCTATCAGGGAGTGGCGCGAGCCGTCGACGAACAATACCGGACCTTCGATTTTGACTCGTGGCGTGATCTGGCGGTTGAGGTGCATCACGAGCGAGTGGGCACCGTCAGCGGTTTTATTCGGGTGCCGCGGGTATTACTGCTGACCGCGTACGAGCGCATTCCTAAGCGGCACGTACGGTTCTCGCGCTTCAACATCTTCGCGCGCGACAACAATACCTGCCAGTACTGCGGGCGCAGATTGCCGCGCACCGAACTGAATCTCGACCACGTTATTCCGCGCTCTCGTGGCGGGACGTCGACGTGGGAGAACATCGTTTGCTCATGCCACCACTGCAACCGCAGGAAGGGCGGACAAACCCCGGAGGAAGCGTCGATGGCGCTCATCCGCAGGCCACGCCGGCCCGAGTGGACTCCTTTTAGTGCCGAAATGTTTTCGCTTAGGCGGTACCGCGAGTGGATGCCGTTTGTCTCGCAGGTGGATAGCGCCTACTGGAACACTGAACTGATTCAAGACTAG
- a CDS encoding S1 RNA-binding domain-containing protein: MKREIIINASALEVRVALIEDNSLAEFYLERDSHRGLVGNIYKGKVTRVLPGMQAAFVDIGLEKAGFLHVSDFQGETDGLSSIAEVLGEEDVETDEPAVVDALDDSA, translated from the coding sequence GTGAAACGTGAAATCATAATCAACGCATCCGCACTCGAAGTGCGGGTGGCTCTAATCGAGGACAACTCCCTGGCCGAGTTCTACCTCGAGCGCGATAGCCATCGCGGATTAGTGGGGAACATCTACAAGGGTAAAGTGACCCGCGTGCTTCCCGGAATGCAGGCCGCGTTCGTCGACATCGGGCTTGAAAAGGCGGGCTTTCTCCACGTCTCCGACTTCCAGGGTGAAACCGACGGGCTCAGCTCTATCGCCGAAGTACTGGGCGAGGAGGACGTCGAAACCGATGAGCCGGCGGTCGTCGATGCCCTCGACGATTCCGCGTAA
- a CDS encoding Rne/Rng family ribonuclease — protein sequence MPIEQQLRRGQEIIVQIAKEPMGTKGARLTSSISLPGRYLVYTPTSNHLGVSRRIASAEERARLRAAVNEARPPQGGFIVRTACEGLSRRDIQRDIAFLTKTWGSILKKSEKGSPASMLYSDLDVALRTVRDLFSSEVERLWCDDPNTYSRIVQFIQTYMPRLRARAMLHQGQEPIFDRFNIEPQIERALDRKVWLKSGGYLVFDQAEALTAIDVNTGRFVGKRNQDETVLKTNLEAVEEVVKQLRMRNIGGIIIVDFIDMSRETDRRKVSEALGLALKRDKARTSVLKISELGLVEMTRKRTRESLEASLTEQCPRCQGRRVVKSIATVAAEVIRGIRREAAQRTLGDMVIVRLSSEVARYLYDNGAKDLEALEEKLGAKVVLRSKEGLEPGAFELSKAPAAA from the coding sequence CTGCCCATCGAGCAGCAGCTTCGCCGCGGACAGGAGATAATTGTTCAGATCGCAAAAGAACCGATGGGCACCAAGGGCGCCCGGCTGACTTCATCCATCTCGCTACCCGGCCGCTACCTCGTCTACACTCCAACCAGCAATCATTTAGGGGTCTCGCGGCGCATTGCCAGCGCGGAAGAACGTGCACGCCTGCGCGCGGCGGTGAACGAGGCGCGACCGCCGCAGGGTGGCTTCATCGTGCGCACCGCGTGCGAAGGGCTGTCACGCCGCGATATCCAGCGCGATATCGCATTCCTCACCAAGACCTGGGGTTCGATCCTGAAAAAAAGTGAGAAGGGCTCCCCGGCATCGATGCTCTACAGCGATCTCGATGTGGCCCTGCGCACAGTGCGCGACCTGTTTTCCAGCGAGGTCGAGCGCCTGTGGTGCGACGATCCCAATACGTACAGCCGCATCGTTCAATTCATACAGACCTACATGCCACGGTTGCGCGCGCGGGCGATGCTGCACCAGGGCCAGGAGCCGATTTTCGACCGCTTCAACATCGAGCCCCAAATCGAGCGCGCACTCGATCGCAAGGTATGGCTTAAGTCGGGTGGCTACCTGGTGTTCGATCAGGCCGAGGCGCTTACCGCCATCGACGTCAACACCGGGCGCTTTGTCGGCAAGCGCAACCAGGACGAGACGGTTTTGAAGACCAACCTTGAAGCCGTCGAAGAAGTCGTCAAGCAGCTGCGTATGCGCAACATCGGCGGCATCATCATCGTCGATTTCATCGACATGTCGCGCGAAACGGACCGCAGGAAGGTTAGTGAGGCGCTCGGACTTGCGCTCAAGCGCGACAAGGCGCGAACTTCCGTGCTCAAGATTTCCGAGCTCGGGCTGGTGGAGATGACGCGCAAGCGCACCCGGGAGAGCCTGGAAGCATCCCTCACCGAGCAATGCCCGCGATGCCAGGGGCGCCGCGTTGTTAAATCCATCGCCACCGTTGCCGCCGAAGTTATCCGCGGTATCCGGCGCGAGGCGGCGCAGCGAACGCTCGGCGACATGGTGATCGTGAGGCTTAGCTCTGAGGTCGCGCGCTATCTATATGACAATGGCGCCAAAGACCTCGAGGCGCTGGAAGAGAAGCTGGGTGCCAAAGTAGTGCTGCGCTCCAAGGAAGGCCTCGAACCCGGCGCCTTCGAACTAAGTAAGGCGCCGGCAGCCGCGTAG
- a CDS encoding ParB N-terminal domain-containing protein: MVDFAVSPKSDKPPKAVEELAAAIQADGGQALAAFEDPIGGHWHIFALLPLNLVEGTPYQRDLSPAHLKRMVEVMKKLDRYTEPIVAVRSDGRYWTPNGNHRRAAAAKVGAKSIPAIVVPEPEVAFQILALNTEKAHNLRDKALEVIRMYRARLEEHPRRAEKEFAFEFERAHFITLGLLYEKKPKFSGGAYAPLLSRVDNFLAQPLKEAIGEREERAEQVERADELVTQLVVQGKKRGLVHPYLKNFIIARSNPLTRARKTIPTCHTALNSLIKALSEFDLDKIHFGQIRAAAQIAAATATE; this comes from the coding sequence ATGGTGGATTTTGCGGTTTCTCCAAAATCAGACAAGCCTCCCAAAGCGGTCGAGGAACTGGCGGCAGCCATACAGGCTGACGGCGGCCAGGCATTGGCGGCATTTGAAGATCCGATCGGCGGGCACTGGCATATCTTCGCGTTGCTACCGCTCAACCTGGTCGAGGGGACGCCCTACCAGCGCGATCTCTCGCCGGCGCACCTCAAGCGGATGGTCGAAGTGATGAAGAAGCTCGATCGATATACTGAGCCGATCGTGGCGGTGCGATCGGACGGCCGCTACTGGACGCCCAACGGCAACCATCGCCGCGCCGCCGCCGCCAAGGTTGGCGCCAAAAGCATCCCCGCGATCGTCGTTCCGGAGCCCGAGGTGGCATTCCAGATCCTCGCCCTCAATACCGAGAAGGCCCACAACCTCCGCGACAAGGCGCTGGAGGTGATCAGGATGTATCGCGCGCGGCTGGAGGAGCATCCGCGGCGTGCGGAAAAGGAGTTTGCGTTCGAATTCGAGCGCGCACATTTCATCACCCTGGGACTGCTTTACGAGAAGAAGCCGAAATTTTCGGGCGGCGCTTACGCACCCCTCTTGAGCCGCGTCGACAATTTCCTGGCGCAGCCGCTCAAGGAAGCGATTGGAGAACGGGAAGAACGCGCTGAGCAGGTAGAACGCGCCGATGAGCTGGTTACGCAGTTGGTTGTGCAGGGCAAGAAGCGGGGACTGGTGCACCCATATCTCAAGAACTTCATCATCGCCCGGTCGAATCCGCTGACGCGAGCACGCAAGACGATCCCCACTTGCCACACGGCGCTGAACAGCCTTATCAAAGCACTGTCAGAATTCGACCTCGACAAGATTCACTTCGGTCAAATCCGCGCGGCCGCGCAAATAGCGGCGGCCACTGCGACGGAATAA